The following proteins are co-located in the Paenibacillus sp. FSL H8-0079 genome:
- a CDS encoding transglutaminase domain-containing protein: MWERNGNDRPNSTVADKESTARLRIESAHSVYEAVNKTLVTDLNDEGHVAVPVLYNIFISAILLILSLEWIYPVTSSNQPGSERFLSVMAGLTGALLLAGLIRTGWVTGVLIRLFIALAALCLMYGGSDPARWAVAYPGILSEDMHTYMNNWRFHSISTETRGLFMMCGWSMLMASVQSLVLHRRSVMLFCSATLLYLLLLESFAGLDVYASVIRSVLWIFLIQALLQLLRLNGGVTTPSYRSSPYGRWSVVTIVASAGMVLFSALPGQFASIPQPERISLEKMGERLARWAGYTQNNSIPAATAVTGYSTADAPMGAPLVQGNSIFFTAKSPEVTYWRGETRSYYNGSTWSDPGQSFETASPSGLLRTDGWENPTFWNRIRQTVTMQREWKGPNPLFTGGIPVDVSFQDKNKDNQENMLSLLSNRESATLWLAGSGNDKMVKNYSADVMVSVASPEQLRLLGETNKEKDPAAIRRTYLQLPATLPGRVQSLAKEIIQGSDTRYDAVQAVKTYLAAHAEYTLDTRMPPRGTDFVDDFLFVTRQGYCNHFSTAMIVLLRAEGIPARWVKGFGPGVADPEIPGQYMISQGDAHSWVEVYFPGAGWMPFEATPGFTMAQGAGEDVAALAGPQPVAETPPYMGGGVGYAGAWLLARARALAAEPWLAAGLVAAALLGAAALVRMRRLRPALRIRLLLAWPRSSFPDRERLLGAAAPVWTALARRYGPRPPGMTLREYAASPALAAGADGADIARFAADWERLLYGPDRPLRADSLDFLRRALRLAQRLQAL, encoded by the coding sequence ATGTGGGAGCGTAATGGAAATGATCGACCGAATTCTACTGTGGCTGACAAAGAGTCGACAGCCCGTCTGAGAATAGAATCGGCCCATTCTGTATATGAAGCTGTGAACAAGACATTGGTAACCGATTTGAATGATGAAGGACATGTTGCAGTACCTGTGCTGTACAACATTTTTATTTCGGCCATTTTACTCATACTGTCTCTGGAATGGATATATCCTGTTACGTCATCGAATCAGCCGGGCAGTGAACGGTTCTTGTCCGTGATGGCGGGATTAACGGGAGCTTTGCTGCTCGCGGGGTTAATTCGTACAGGCTGGGTCACGGGAGTACTGATCCGATTGTTCATTGCACTCGCTGCTCTATGTCTGATGTACGGAGGAAGTGATCCTGCCCGTTGGGCAGTTGCATACCCGGGAATACTTTCAGAGGATATGCACACTTATATGAATAACTGGCGATTCCATTCGATTAGTACAGAAACGAGAGGTTTGTTCATGATGTGCGGCTGGAGCATGCTCATGGCTTCGGTGCAATCCCTTGTATTGCACCGTCGAAGCGTTATGCTGTTTTGCAGTGCAACGCTGCTCTATTTGCTTCTGCTCGAATCCTTTGCTGGGCTGGATGTGTATGCTTCAGTGATACGGTCTGTCCTATGGATTTTTCTTATTCAGGCTCTGCTTCAGCTACTTCGTCTTAACGGGGGAGTTACTACCCCGAGTTATCGCAGCAGTCCCTATGGCCGTTGGAGTGTGGTAACCATTGTGGCTTCCGCAGGTATGGTGCTTTTCTCTGCATTACCCGGTCAGTTCGCTTCCATACCTCAACCGGAACGCATTTCCCTAGAAAAGATGGGTGAACGCTTAGCTCGCTGGGCAGGTTATACGCAGAACAATAGTATCCCTGCTGCAACGGCGGTCACGGGATATAGCACAGCGGATGCGCCCATGGGAGCACCTTTGGTGCAGGGGAATTCCATCTTTTTTACGGCGAAAAGTCCGGAAGTGACGTATTGGCGAGGAGAGACTCGTTCATATTATAACGGTAGTACCTGGAGTGATCCTGGTCAAAGCTTCGAGACGGCGAGTCCGTCCGGATTGCTGCGCACAGATGGATGGGAGAATCCAACCTTTTGGAATCGCATTCGCCAAACCGTTACGATGCAGCGAGAGTGGAAAGGACCGAATCCACTCTTTACCGGGGGCATACCGGTCGACGTATCGTTCCAGGATAAGAACAAGGATAATCAGGAGAACATGCTTTCTTTGCTGTCTAATCGTGAGTCGGCAACATTGTGGCTCGCAGGCTCCGGAAACGATAAGATGGTTAAAAATTATTCTGCAGACGTCATGGTTTCTGTGGCATCCCCGGAACAGTTACGTCTGCTTGGGGAAACGAATAAAGAGAAAGATCCGGCAGCCATTCGTAGGACATATCTGCAACTACCCGCGACACTTCCTGGTCGAGTGCAGAGTCTCGCCAAGGAAATCATACAAGGGAGCGATACCCGTTATGATGCTGTGCAGGCTGTAAAGACTTATCTGGCTGCACATGCCGAATATACGCTAGATACCCGTATGCCACCGCGTGGAACAGATTTTGTGGACGATTTTCTATTCGTCACACGGCAGGGATATTGTAATCATTTCTCGACAGCCATGATTGTGTTACTTCGTGCGGAGGGGATTCCTGCACGCTGGGTTAAAGGCTTTGGGCCTGGAGTAGCTGACCCGGAAATACCTGGTCAGTACATGATTTCCCAAGGAGATGCACATTCTTGGGTAGAGGTGTATTTTCCAGGTGCAGGCTGGATGCCGTTCGAGGCTACGCCAGGCTTCACCATGGCGCAAGGCGCGGGCGAAGATGTCGCGGCGCTCGCCGGGCCGCAGCCTGTTGCGGAGACTCCGCCGTACATGGGCGGCGGAGTGGGTTACGCGGGCGCATGGCTGCTCGCCCGCGCACGGGCCCTTGCCGCGGAGCCATGGCTCGCGGCAGGGCTTGTGGCAGCGGCCCTGCTGGGCGCCGCTGCTCTGGTCCGCATGCGGCGGCTACGCCCCGCGCTGCGGATCAGGCTGCTGCTGGCGTGGCCACGCAGCAGCTTCCCGGACCGCGAGCGGCTGCTGGGCGCCGCCGCTCCGGTCTGGACCGCGCTCGCGCGCCGGTACGGCCCGCGGCCGCCGGGTATGACGCTGCGTGAATATGCAGCGTCACCGGCATTGGCCGCAGGCGCGGACGGCGCGGACATCGCGCGGTTTGCAGCCGACTGGGAACGGCTGCTGTACGGGCCAGACCGTCCGCTGCGCGCGGACAGTCTGGACTTCCTGCGCCGGGCACTTCGTTTGGCCCAGCGCTTACAGGCGTTGTAA
- a CDS encoding DUF58 domain-containing protein — protein MNALGQRILSAALVVAFASLYQWRGGKAALFLSIMAFLMFAGGLLLHWFRPRRINIRRKMHASRIEAGERVRVLVELEFECRIPLLWIVLCENTPAGVHRKLIFPGTRRQFTYQYECSGLRRGVYRWNTGRLYWGDIFGWNTLSAETTGDTPLIVVPQATAWGTGDSVESAAMIEGTLSERRNSQANRSPEFREYQPGDPLGRVHWKSTAKTGRLQTFLPETTDLASLGIFVYEAASGYDVKQAEIMDSPAFERVVCAAARWIHTAERDDIPYHLWMEGGNESYAAQDHWQQGPFHVDDENHGLDKLAGARISKAQSVSISLCTEMLDRLASGSQIVVLTGKLDQALAEWIMSAMGLGYRVEVQLTEATQLRSTDRLMNGLEYDSLSVEQLRHSGVSIHSVTDHALSSMGKAEVTDVGA, from the coding sequence ATGAATGCGCTGGGACAACGGATTTTGAGTGCTGCCTTGGTGGTGGCTTTCGCTTCCTTGTATCAGTGGCGTGGGGGCAAAGCGGCGTTATTTCTATCCATTATGGCTTTCTTGATGTTCGCAGGAGGTCTGCTTCTTCATTGGTTCAGACCACGGCGTATTAATATCCGTCGGAAAATGCACGCGAGCCGGATTGAGGCAGGTGAGCGGGTACGGGTTCTGGTCGAGCTGGAATTCGAATGCCGTATTCCATTGCTATGGATCGTTCTGTGTGAAAACACCCCTGCAGGTGTTCATCGCAAATTGATTTTTCCGGGAACACGTCGTCAATTTACCTATCAATATGAATGTTCTGGTTTACGCAGAGGAGTCTACAGATGGAATACAGGAAGATTGTACTGGGGGGATATATTTGGCTGGAATACGCTCTCCGCAGAGACCACAGGCGACACGCCCTTGATTGTTGTTCCTCAAGCAACGGCTTGGGGGACAGGGGATTCGGTAGAATCTGCAGCCATGATCGAAGGGACGCTGTCTGAACGGAGAAACAGCCAGGCAAACCGTAGTCCTGAATTCCGTGAATATCAGCCGGGGGACCCGCTGGGACGTGTTCATTGGAAAAGCACAGCCAAAACGGGTCGACTTCAGACCTTTTTGCCCGAAACCACGGATTTAGCTTCGCTGGGCATCTTTGTGTATGAAGCCGCGTCGGGTTACGACGTGAAACAGGCGGAGATCATGGATTCACCTGCCTTTGAACGTGTGGTTTGTGCAGCTGCCCGCTGGATTCATACGGCAGAACGGGATGACATCCCTTATCATCTGTGGATGGAAGGCGGCAATGAGAGCTACGCTGCACAAGATCATTGGCAACAGGGACCATTCCATGTAGATGATGAGAATCATGGACTGGACAAGCTTGCGGGGGCACGAATATCCAAGGCACAGTCTGTTTCTATTTCGCTTTGCACGGAGATGTTGGATAGACTGGCGAGCGGGTCGCAAATTGTAGTTCTCACAGGTAAGCTGGATCAGGCTCTGGCGGAATGGATCATGTCTGCAATGGGGTTGGGTTACCGCGTAGAGGTGCAGCTGACTGAAGCGACTCAGTTAAGATCAACGGATCGATTGATGAATGGATTGGAATATGACAGTTTGAGCGTGGAGCAGCTTCGTCACAGCGGGGTGTCGATCCATTCGGTTACAGACCATGCGTTATCTTCAATGGGAAAGGCGGAGGTAACGGATGTGGGAGCGTAA
- a CDS encoding tyrosine-type recombinase/integrase produces the protein MSRINELIDDFKLNQEIQGRKKEYITGCMYRLHRWMEFTKEQLEIEEAEDVTSMHIKKYIQHCQSRGKEANITINGHIATIKVFFQTLVDEEYIDEKDNPMRRIKNLKEEKRVIITFNDEEVKRIINDVDEVTYSNIRDKLILIMLFDTGIRVSELCNIKSDDVSRAHILIHGKGSKERLIYISKIMRRYMRKYEEAKKERFKHRLDDEIEDYYFLDQSAERLSRSRINKILKEHCKKAGVRKEVRCSPHDCRHYFAQKQLKNGIDVYSLSRLMGHFDTQITSKYLRGLEQHDILEIGKVYSPLNKVRI, from the coding sequence ATGTCAAGAATCAATGAATTAATTGATGACTTTAAGCTGAATCAAGAAATCCAAGGTAGAAAAAAGGAATATATTACTGGTTGTATGTATCGCTTGCATCGTTGGATGGAGTTCACTAAGGAGCAACTAGAAATCGAGGAAGCCGAAGACGTGACTTCAATGCATATTAAGAAATACATTCAGCATTGTCAGAGTAGAGGTAAAGAAGCCAATATTACAATCAACGGTCATATCGCTACAATCAAAGTTTTTTTCCAGACTCTTGTTGATGAGGAATATATAGATGAGAAGGATAATCCTATGCGGAGAATTAAGAACTTGAAGGAAGAGAAGCGGGTAATCATCACATTCAATGATGAAGAAGTAAAGCGTATCATCAATGATGTGGATGAAGTAACCTACTCTAATATAAGGGATAAGTTAATTCTTATCATGCTATTTGATACTGGGATACGTGTTTCAGAACTGTGTAATATCAAGAGTGATGATGTATCACGAGCACACATTCTCATCCATGGTAAAGGCTCTAAGGAGCGTCTAATCTACATTAGCAAGATAATGAGAAGGTATATGCGGAAGTATGAGGAAGCGAAGAAGGAACGCTTTAAGCACAGATTGGATGACGAGATTGAGGATTATTATTTCCTAGACCAATCTGCTGAGCGGTTATCGCGTTCTCGTATCAATAAAATACTAAAGGAGCATTGTAAAAAAGCAGGAGTAAGAAAGGAGGTACGGTGTTCACCGCATGATTGTCGTCATTATTTTGCTCAGAAGCAATTAAAGAATGGGATAGATGTATATAGTTTAAGTAGACTAATGGGACACTTCGATACGCAGATTACTTCCAAATATCTGAGAGGGCTAGAGCAACATGACATATTGGAGATAGGGAAAGTGTATAGTCCATTAAATAAGGTAAGGATATAA
- a CDS encoding spore germination protein produces the protein MRESKLDGQDHKQISPDLHENMEYCKQVMGNSNDLMMRPLQCLHKWPAVMLYIDGLVDVQILNHSIMESLLQKRDLPEFSADDEHLSYLQNDILIASDVLLVDDMQDVMNALLSGSAILLLEGSVRGLKIGAAGWEDRSVGEPVSQTVVRGPMEGFNENLRTNTSLIRKRIRNPHLWIEEREIGKVTKTRVAVLYLEHIVDQEIVEELGRRLDEIDIDSILESGYIEELVQDKTGTIFPTVYNSERPDTVSAALLEGRVAIIVDGTPFVLLVPALFVHFFQSPEDYYQRADISTLIRMIRYLAFFIALLAPSFYIAITTFHQEMLPTNLLISLAAQREGVPFPAFIEAILMELTYEILREAGIRIPKTVGQAVSIVGTLVIGQAAVDAGVVSAAMVIIVSITAISSYVIPENGLSISVRILRFVLMILAAAFGFYGILIVLLITVTHLCSLRSFGVSYMSPFAPFIQKDLKDTIFRVPWSHMKTRPLSTNTTNEVRQSTKKTKR, from the coding sequence ATGCGCGAATCGAAGCTGGACGGTCAAGATCACAAGCAAATCTCTCCGGATCTGCACGAAAATATGGAATACTGCAAGCAGGTGATGGGGAACAGCAACGACTTAATGATGCGCCCTCTCCAGTGTCTACATAAATGGCCTGCCGTCATGTTATACATCGATGGATTGGTGGACGTGCAGATTCTGAATCATTCCATCATGGAATCATTATTGCAAAAGCGTGATCTCCCTGAATTCTCCGCAGACGATGAACATCTCAGCTACCTTCAGAATGATATTCTGATCGCCAGTGATGTATTACTGGTGGATGATATGCAGGATGTAATGAATGCACTTCTTTCGGGATCAGCTATCTTACTTCTTGAAGGATCTGTACGAGGATTGAAGATTGGTGCAGCAGGCTGGGAGGATCGATCCGTTGGAGAGCCGGTCTCCCAAACCGTCGTTCGGGGACCGATGGAGGGCTTCAACGAAAACCTGCGGACCAACACCTCATTAATTCGCAAACGAATCCGCAATCCTCATCTCTGGATCGAAGAAAGAGAAATCGGTAAGGTTACCAAGACCCGAGTTGCTGTGCTCTATCTGGAACATATCGTGGATCAGGAAATTGTAGAAGAACTGGGTCGAAGGCTCGATGAGATCGATATCGACAGTATCCTTGAGAGTGGCTATATCGAGGAACTGGTACAGGACAAGACGGGAACGATCTTTCCCACGGTCTATAACAGTGAAAGACCCGATACCGTGTCGGCCGCTTTGCTTGAAGGGCGTGTTGCAATCATTGTGGACGGGACACCTTTTGTATTGCTTGTTCCCGCTTTGTTTGTTCATTTCTTTCAGTCTCCAGAAGACTACTATCAACGAGCCGATATCAGTACGCTGATTCGAATGATCCGATATCTAGCCTTTTTTATCGCCCTGCTCGCCCCATCCTTTTATATTGCCATTACCACTTTCCATCAGGAAATGTTGCCTACCAACCTGCTCATTAGTCTGGCAGCCCAGCGTGAAGGAGTTCCTTTTCCCGCCTTCATTGAAGCCATACTTATGGAGCTAACATATGAAATTTTGCGGGAAGCGGGCATTCGGATACCGAAAACGGTCGGTCAGGCCGTGTCCATTGTCGGAACGCTTGTTATAGGTCAAGCCGCGGTAGATGCGGGGGTTGTATCCGCTGCAATGGTTATTATCGTATCGATTACTGCGATATCCAGCTATGTCATCCCTGAAAATGGATTATCTATTTCTGTCCGTATTTTACGATTCGTATTAATGATTCTGGCAGCTGCCTTTGGATTCTATGGCATCCTGATTGTGCTGTTAATTACCGTGACCCACCTATGTAGCTTGCGTTCCTTCGGGGTGTCCTACATGTCTCCCTTTGCACCTTTTATTCAGAAAGATCTCAAAGACACGATCTTTCGTGTGCCCTGGTCCCATATGAAAACACGACCGCTCTCTACTAACACAACGAATGAAGTCAGACAGTCCACCAAAAAAACGAAGCGGTAA
- the guaA gene encoding glutamine-hydrolyzing GMP synthase: protein MNKQNEIVVVLDFGGQYNQLIARRIRDLGVYSELLPYNTPAEKIAEIAPKGIVFSGGPSSVYAENAPHVDPAVYDLGLPIFGICYGMQLMAQQLEGKVERSEKREYGKADLEFAAGSTLAKGIEGEHTVWMSHGDHVVTLPPGFKLDAGTESAPIAAMSDDERKLYAVQFHPEVRHSVRGNDMIRNFLFEVCGCEGNWTMETFIDDTIKDIREKVGDSKVLCALSGGVDSSVVAALLHKAIGDQLTCMFIDHGLLRKGEAESVMETFVGKFDMKVVKIDAQERFMSKLAGVDDPEQKRKIIGNEFIYVFDEESKQFDDFAFLAQGTLYTDIVESGTATAQTIKSHHNVGGLPEDMNFKLIEPLNTLFKDEVRKVGTECGLPDEIVHRQPFPGPGLAIRVLGEVTEEKLTIVRDSDYILREEIAKAGLDREIWQYFTALPNMKSVGVMGDARTYSYTVGIRAVTSIDGMTADWARIPWDVLEKISVRIVNEVDNVNRIVYDVTSKPPATIEWE from the coding sequence ATGAATAAGCAGAATGAAATTGTGGTTGTCCTTGACTTCGGGGGCCAATACAACCAGTTAATCGCCAGAAGAATCCGGGATCTTGGCGTATACAGCGAGCTTTTGCCGTATAATACACCGGCGGAAAAGATCGCAGAAATAGCACCAAAAGGAATCGTATTTTCGGGTGGTCCGTCGAGCGTATATGCTGAGAACGCTCCGCACGTGGACCCGGCTGTCTATGACCTAGGCTTGCCGATCTTTGGTATCTGCTACGGAATGCAGCTTATGGCCCAGCAACTCGAAGGTAAAGTAGAACGTTCCGAGAAGCGAGAGTACGGTAAAGCAGACCTTGAGTTTGCCGCTGGCTCTACACTGGCAAAAGGCATTGAAGGCGAACATACCGTATGGATGAGTCACGGTGACCACGTGGTTACACTTCCTCCAGGTTTCAAACTGGATGCAGGCACGGAAAGTGCGCCAATCGCTGCCATGAGCGACGATGAGCGTAAATTGTATGCTGTTCAGTTCCATCCGGAAGTACGTCACTCTGTTCGCGGTAACGACATGATTCGTAACTTCCTGTTCGAAGTTTGTGGTTGCGAAGGTAACTGGACGATGGAGACATTCATCGATGACACGATCAAAGACATTCGTGAAAAAGTTGGCGACAGTAAAGTGCTGTGTGCGCTTAGCGGCGGTGTAGATTCTTCCGTTGTAGCTGCATTGCTTCACAAAGCCATTGGTGATCAACTGACATGTATGTTTATCGACCACGGTCTGTTGCGTAAAGGCGAAGCAGAAAGTGTAATGGAGACGTTTGTCGGCAAATTCGACATGAAAGTTGTCAAAATTGATGCACAAGAGCGCTTTATGTCCAAACTGGCTGGCGTGGATGATCCAGAACAAAAACGTAAAATCATCGGTAACGAGTTTATTTACGTATTTGATGAAGAGTCCAAGCAGTTCGATGACTTTGCATTCCTGGCGCAAGGTACACTGTATACGGACATCGTAGAAAGTGGTACAGCAACTGCACAGACGATCAAATCCCACCACAACGTGGGAGGTCTGCCTGAGGACATGAACTTTAAACTGATCGAGCCACTGAACACGCTGTTCAAGGATGAAGTGCGTAAAGTGGGTACCGAGTGTGGCCTGCCGGACGAAATTGTTCACCGTCAGCCGTTCCCTGGTCCGGGTCTTGCGATCCGTGTTCTTGGGGAGGTTACTGAAGAGAAACTCACCATCGTTCGTGATTCAGACTACATCCTGCGTGAAGAGATTGCCAAAGCCGGTCTCGACCGCGAAATCTGGCAGTACTTCACAGCCCTGCCGAACATGAAGAGTGTCGGCGTTATGGGTGATGCACGTACGTACTCCTACACTGTAGGTATTCGTGCCGTAACTTCCATCGATGGTATGACTGCGGACTGGGCACGTATCCCTTGGGATGTGCTGGAGAAAATCTCCGTACGGATCGTTAACGAAGTCGATAACGTAAACCGTATCGTGTATGACGTAACTTCGAAACCGCCTGCAACAATCGAGTGGGAGTGA
- a CDS encoding DedA family protein — protein MELLEKIQHLFGSYGYSVLFFGLLLEFIALPFPGETTMAYAGFLSYKGHLDFGILTILAFLGTTIGMTITYFIGAKAGLPFITRYGKWFLLKQDKLDKTQKWFAKYGNALIFIGYFIPGVRHFTGYFAGIAAVPFRKFALYAYSGALFWVVLFLGIGKIFGPQWNAVFHLAHQYAAYIVGGIGLLLIAAVLYRYRKALAARSVSKPTPVRQRQK, from the coding sequence TTGGAATTGCTTGAGAAGATCCAACATCTGTTTGGGTCCTACGGATACAGCGTCTTGTTTTTTGGCTTGTTGCTTGAATTCATCGCACTCCCCTTTCCGGGTGAAACGACGATGGCTTACGCAGGGTTTCTCTCGTACAAGGGACATCTCGATTTCGGAATCCTCACCATACTGGCGTTTCTAGGAACAACGATTGGCATGACCATCACTTATTTTATTGGTGCCAAAGCAGGCCTGCCCTTCATAACACGATACGGAAAGTGGTTTCTACTGAAGCAGGACAAGCTCGATAAAACACAAAAGTGGTTTGCCAAGTATGGTAATGCCTTGATCTTCATCGGTTATTTCATTCCGGGAGTAAGGCATTTCACCGGATATTTCGCGGGCATAGCCGCTGTTCCTTTTCGTAAATTCGCTCTCTACGCCTATTCAGGCGCGTTGTTCTGGGTCGTGCTATTTCTGGGTATTGGCAAAATATTTGGCCCCCAGTGGAATGCCGTATTCCATCTGGCACATCAATATGCAGCATATATCGTGGGAGGAATCGGCTTATTGCTCATCGCAGCCGTACTTTACCGTTACCGCAAAGCGTTGGCAGCGAGATCCGTATCCAAGCCTACCCCTGTTCGACAACGACAAAAATAA
- a CDS encoding MoxR family ATPase, giving the protein MSYIRMEHEHAVELLNRVMKRVESVIIGKKQEIRYVLTAMLSGGHVLLEDVPGTGKTMLVRAVASALDCSMGRIQFTSDVMPADVTGTSIYQPHTAEFKFRPGPVMSNIVLADEINRASPRTQSALLEAMEERRITVDGTTYALPRPFFLLATQNPLQFEGTYRLPEAQLDRFIMRIGLGYPDPEQELELLTRMQNREAIDDLRPVLLAEEVVAMQREVKQVHVDPVVKQYLVAVAVASRSLPAVRLGISPRGTLAWMAAAQSYAYLQGRSYVIPDDVKEVAVPVLSHRIQLKAQNRAEIWGQVQVIEEALSSVPVPVQMASQGRGRRQ; this is encoded by the coding sequence ATGTCTTATATTCGAATGGAACATGAACATGCGGTTGAATTGTTAAACAGGGTCATGAAGCGTGTTGAAAGTGTGATTATTGGCAAAAAACAAGAGATTCGTTATGTCCTCACTGCAATGCTTAGTGGGGGTCATGTACTTCTGGAAGATGTGCCGGGTACCGGGAAAACGATGCTGGTTCGTGCTGTTGCTTCTGCGCTGGATTGCTCTATGGGGCGGATTCAGTTCACGTCCGATGTGATGCCGGCAGATGTGACGGGCACTTCAATCTATCAACCCCATACAGCTGAATTCAAGTTTCGGCCCGGGCCCGTCATGTCCAACATCGTCCTCGCTGATGAAATAAATCGGGCTTCACCCCGTACCCAGTCTGCCCTCCTGGAGGCAATGGAGGAACGACGTATTACGGTTGATGGCACAACCTATGCCTTGCCACGCCCCTTCTTTCTGCTGGCGACACAGAATCCGTTACAGTTCGAGGGTACGTACCGTCTGCCAGAAGCTCAGTTGGATCGATTTATCATGAGGATTGGACTGGGGTATCCCGATCCGGAACAGGAATTGGAATTGTTAACCCGCATGCAAAATAGAGAAGCGATTGATGATCTTCGCCCCGTCCTGCTTGCGGAAGAGGTCGTAGCTATGCAGCGTGAAGTCAAACAGGTACATGTTGATCCGGTCGTCAAACAGTATCTGGTGGCAGTTGCTGTGGCCTCTCGCAGCCTTCCGGCGGTAAGACTGGGCATCAGCCCGCGTGGAACACTGGCCTGGATGGCTGCGGCGCAGTCATATGCTTACCTTCAAGGACGCAGTTATGTCATTCCGGATGATGTGAAAGAGGTCGCTGTGCCTGTTCTTTCCCATCGTATTCAATTGAAGGCTCAGAACAGAGCGGAGATTTGGGGGCAAGTACAAGTCATTGAAGAAGCATTGTCATCGGTCCCGGTGCCTGTACAAATGGCATCACAGGGAAGGGGACGTAGGCAATGA
- a CDS encoding helix-turn-helix transcriptional regulator, producing MLKLRLKLDELLKEHNITQSKLSKDIEVRQATLSEMCRNVRSEINIPIIEKIANHFEIKEITQIIEFVDVEEEKS from the coding sequence ATGTTAAAACTGCGCCTGAAACTTGATGAATTACTGAAAGAACACAACATAACCCAAAGCAAACTCTCGAAAGACATTGAAGTCAGACAAGCAACATTGTCTGAGATGTGTAGAAATGTACGTTCAGAGATCAACATCCCCATCATTGAAAAGATAGCTAATCATTTTGAAATTAAAGAAATTACTCAGATTATTGAATTTGTGGACGTCGAGGAGGAAAAGTCATGA
- a CDS encoding polysaccharide deacetylase: protein MVQRPEFRIKEKGEISATPIHMFLSGQWSVILVRIAILLCAFAAYIGTANASSAFGSDEPVSAEKNTQDKVVYLSFDDGPGNHTREVLDILRKEQVPATFFVLGEQAERYPELIRALVEDGHALGNHTFNHQYEQLYSDFKVFWKQIKQTEEVLERITGFRPDLLRAPGGTYGHFDQSYFDLLQLGGYTVMDWNVDSGDSKRKGVPAKEILSNSTKVPAGARSVIVLMHDGGAHAETVKALPGIIKYYRDHGYRFDTMKSTDQPVQFRVHPDGKYKARKAPGKAWIAEHVEANATLWLESKKLKVEVGLAAATLQPGEFRMEGQRIMVPLRTFMKKFGGSTRWDPETRTATAVWKERTIHADSVSGTLTTTGAIETGAVQSQGGTIWVPLRELLEQMGLRVNSLTSNEAEWTVKAGSSISISAMNLIFKYKMI from the coding sequence ATGGTACAGAGACCGGAATTCAGAATCAAGGAAAAAGGGGAAATCTCCGCAACACCTATACATATGTTTTTATCTGGACAATGGTCTGTCATTCTAGTACGAATTGCGATATTACTATGTGCATTTGCTGCATATATAGGAACGGCTAACGCATCTTCTGCTTTCGGCTCAGATGAGCCTGTCTCGGCAGAAAAGAATACCCAAGATAAGGTGGTCTATCTGAGTTTTGACGACGGACCGGGTAACCATACCCGTGAAGTATTGGATATTTTACGCAAGGAGCAGGTTCCGGCTACATTTTTCGTACTGGGTGAGCAGGCTGAGCGTTATCCCGAGTTAATCCGGGCGCTTGTGGAGGATGGACATGCTCTGGGCAATCATACGTTCAATCATCAATACGAACAGCTGTACAGTGATTTCAAAGTGTTCTGGAAACAGATTAAGCAGACAGAGGAAGTGCTGGAGCGTATAACCGGTTTCCGTCCGGATTTGTTGCGAGCACCTGGCGGTACCTATGGACATTTTGACCAGAGTTATTTTGATTTGCTCCAACTGGGCGGATACACGGTCATGGACTGGAACGTCGACAGTGGGGATTCCAAGCGCAAAGGTGTTCCGGCCAAAGAAATTCTCAGCAATTCGACCAAAGTACCTGCGGGAGCACGTTCGGTCATTGTTCTGATGCATGACGGAGGTGCACATGCGGAAACGGTCAAAGCACTTCCGGGTATTATCAAATATTATCGTGATCACGGATATCGTTTTGACACGATGAAGAGTACGGATCAACCGGTTCAATTCCGTGTACATCCAGATGGTAAGTATAAGGCCCGCAAGGCACCAGGAAAGGCCTGGATCGCAGAACATGTAGAAGCGAATGCGACGTTGTGGCTCGAAAGCAAGAAGCTGAAGGTAGAGGTGGGATTGGCTGCGGCTACCTTGCAACCGGGTGAGTTCCGCATGGAGGGTCAGCGAATCATGGTGCCTTTGCGTACGTTTATGAAAAAATTCGGGGGCAGCACTCGCTGGGATCCTGAAACAAGGACAGCCACAGCTGTATGGAAGGAAAGAACGATTCATGCAGACAGTGTGAGTGGAACGCTGACAACGACAGGGGCAATAGAAACGGGAGCAGTACAGAGTCAGGGGGGAACCATCTGGGTTCCGTTACGTGAGTTGCTGGAGCAGATGGGATTACGGGTGAATTCCTTAACCAGTAATGAAGCAGAGTGGACGGTGAAGGCAGGCTCTTCCATATCCATTTCGGCAATGAATCTCATATTTAAGTATAAAATGATCTGA